A window of Fluoribacter dumoffii NY 23 contains these coding sequences:
- the ppk1 gene encoding polyphosphate kinase 1, producing the protein MDTMLDNPEYYINREFSIIAFNQRVLMLANDERVPLLERMRFLSICSSNLDEFFEIRVAGLKEKIAMSSGKLTIDGLRPEEAFSQISQKTHKLIEQLYSIFNKQLLPALGKEKIFFLDTAQWTDDIHLWAKHYFKHEVQPVISPIALDLAHPLPQLINKSLNFIISLSGKDAFNRNINYAVVHAPRSLPRVIHLPSELCGDAHYFVHLSSIITTHVNSLFPGMEISGCYSFRLTRNSDLFLREEEIDDLAKALQREIFSRHYGHVVRLEIEKNCPEKIVDFLLQKYHLRHEDTYYCDGPVNIQRHLTAINSIDRPDLNYPPFAAQYPQFPRTERNLFNVLDEQDILLHHPYQSFEVVIDFVRQAASDPNVLAISQTLYRTRSESVMVDALVDAAHSGKEVTAVIELRARFDEESNLKLANRLHAAGILVLYGVVGYKTHAKMTLVVRRAHGKLKRYVHLSTGNYHEYTAKRYTDLGLLTCEPTITSDIQIIFQQLTGLGRVVKLKAISHSPFTLQKTLLQYIEQCTAVALKKGESEILLKVNGLADKTIIQALYKASQSGVKINLLVRGVCCLKPGIPGISENIRVLSYIGRFLEHHRVFYFRIQEEEFYFCSSADLMERNLYHRIEIMFPILNEACKKRIKQEIIKNYLKDNSNTWEMQSDGSYKPLNQGNNNAQEKLIKLYQDEDNSI; encoded by the coding sequence TTGGATACAATGTTGGATAATCCTGAATATTATATTAATCGAGAATTTTCTATTATTGCATTTAATCAGAGGGTTCTTATGCTGGCGAACGACGAGCGTGTTCCTTTGCTGGAAAGAATGCGTTTTCTGAGTATTTGCAGCAGTAATCTCGATGAGTTTTTTGAAATACGTGTCGCGGGTCTTAAGGAAAAGATCGCCATGTCTTCGGGAAAATTAACCATTGACGGATTACGTCCAGAGGAGGCTTTTAGCCAAATCAGTCAAAAAACCCATAAACTCATTGAACAACTTTATTCAATTTTTAACAAGCAACTTCTTCCAGCTTTAGGCAAAGAAAAAATTTTTTTCCTGGACACCGCTCAATGGACAGATGACATCCATTTGTGGGCAAAACACTATTTCAAACATGAAGTTCAACCGGTAATCAGCCCCATAGCCCTCGACTTGGCCCATCCTCTACCCCAACTTATTAATAAAAGCTTGAACTTTATTATTTCATTAAGCGGTAAAGATGCCTTTAACAGAAATATCAATTATGCAGTAGTGCATGCGCCAAGATCGCTCCCCAGAGTTATTCATTTGCCCTCAGAGTTATGTGGAGATGCTCACTATTTTGTGCATCTTTCTTCAATCATTACCACCCACGTAAACAGTTTATTTCCCGGCATGGAAATTAGCGGGTGTTATTCTTTTCGCCTTACACGAAATAGTGATTTGTTTTTGCGGGAAGAGGAAATTGACGATTTGGCAAAAGCCCTGCAACGAGAGATTTTTTCCCGGCATTACGGACATGTGGTTCGCCTGGAAATTGAAAAAAATTGTCCGGAAAAAATTGTTGATTTTTTATTGCAAAAATATCACTTACGCCATGAAGATACTTATTATTGTGATGGACCAGTTAATATTCAACGTCATTTAACTGCCATTAACAGCATTGACCGACCTGATTTGAATTATCCGCCTTTTGCAGCGCAGTACCCCCAGTTTCCCAGAACAGAACGTAACCTGTTTAACGTGCTTGATGAACAAGACATTCTGCTTCATCACCCCTACCAAAGTTTTGAGGTGGTCATTGATTTTGTAAGGCAAGCGGCAAGTGATCCCAATGTCCTGGCAATCAGCCAGACGCTGTATCGGACCCGTTCAGAATCAGTTATGGTTGATGCCTTGGTTGATGCTGCCCATTCCGGTAAGGAAGTTACTGCTGTTATTGAGTTACGTGCCAGGTTTGATGAAGAATCCAATCTTAAATTGGCAAATCGTTTACATGCAGCCGGGATCCTGGTGCTTTACGGGGTAGTGGGATATAAAACTCATGCCAAAATGACCCTCGTTGTACGTAGAGCGCATGGCAAATTGAAGCGTTATGTCCATTTAAGTACTGGTAACTATCATGAATATACAGCAAAACGTTACACTGACCTGGGTTTATTGACTTGTGAACCTACAATTACTTCAGATATTCAAATCATTTTTCAGCAGTTAACAGGCCTGGGTAGGGTAGTTAAACTCAAAGCCATTAGCCATTCGCCTTTTACTCTACAAAAAACGCTGTTGCAATATATAGAACAATGCACCGCAGTGGCTTTAAAAAAGGGAGAATCAGAAATTCTGCTTAAGGTAAATGGATTAGCCGATAAAACCATTATCCAGGCGTTATACAAGGCTTCCCAATCAGGGGTTAAAATCAATTTGCTTGTACGTGGTGTATGTTGTCTGAAACCTGGGATACCCGGTATTTCAGAGAATATCCGGGTTCTTTCCTATATAGGACGTTTTTTAGAACATCATCGAGTATTTTATTTCCGTATTCAGGAAGAAGAATTTTATTTTTGCTCTAGCGCTGATCTGATGGAACGCAATTTGTATCATCGTATTGAAATTATGTTCCCTATTCTTAATGAGGCCTGCAAAAAACGAATTAAACAAGAAATTATCAAAAATTACCTTAAAGACAACAGCAATACTTGGGAAATGCAAAGTGATGGGAGTTACAAGCCTTTAAATCAGGGTAATAATAATGCCCAGGAAAAACTGATTAAACTATACCAGGATGAGGACAATTCGATTTAG
- a CDS encoding S66 peptidase family protein, whose translation MKKLPVLRPGDSVEIIAPSSRSTDSQLLDLKKLLESWGLICVVQEDIFARDLLCANTDEMRFKHLKNALLNPETKAVICVRGGYGSTRLIPQLTAIDAPERVKIFVGMSDITCLHLYLQQHWQWPTIHGAAAPDKFSQETIASVQSVLFAGTAAHFKDLIPLNKHAENEELIKSQVTGGNLALIQSGIGTCWQMDGRNKIVLLEEIGERGYRVDRMLEHLTQARMFTQAAAILLGDFLEGREPNGSSLIEPVLQRFAEKSAIPVLRVPGVGHGPVNYAIPLGTEAHLQLGAHPQLTCFR comes from the coding sequence ATGAAAAAATTACCGGTGTTAAGACCAGGGGATTCTGTAGAGATTATCGCCCCTTCATCCCGAAGTACCGACAGCCAACTGCTTGATTTAAAAAAATTGTTGGAGTCCTGGGGATTAATCTGCGTGGTTCAGGAGGATATTTTTGCCCGCGATCTCCTCTGCGCGAATACCGATGAGATGAGGTTTAAACATCTGAAAAATGCCTTGCTGAATCCTGAAACAAAAGCAGTGATTTGTGTGCGAGGAGGCTATGGTTCCACTCGTTTAATCCCCCAATTGACTGCAATTGATGCTCCAGAGAGGGTCAAAATATTTGTGGGTATGAGTGACATCACCTGCCTTCATCTCTATTTACAGCAACATTGGCAATGGCCGACAATTCATGGTGCTGCAGCACCTGATAAATTTAGCCAAGAGACGATTGCTTCAGTTCAATCGGTTTTGTTTGCTGGGACCGCGGCTCACTTCAAAGATTTAATTCCTCTGAACAAGCATGCTGAGAATGAGGAATTGATTAAATCCCAAGTAACCGGTGGAAATTTAGCTCTTATTCAATCAGGAATTGGTACCTGTTGGCAAATGGATGGCCGCAATAAAATTGTGTTACTCGAAGAAATTGGGGAGCGTGGCTACCGGGTTGATCGAATGCTGGAACATTTAACACAAGCCCGTATGTTTACCCAAGCTGCTGCTATTTTGTTGGGCGATTTTCTGGAGGGCCGCGAACCCAATGGATCTTCGTTGATAGAACCTGTTTTACAGCGTTTTGCGGAAAAAAGTGCCATTCCTGTACTAAGAGTTCCAGGAGTTGGCCATGGTCCGGTAAATTATGCTATTCCTTTGGGAACGGAGGCGCATTTGCAATTGGGGGCGCATCCTCAATTAACTTGTTTTCGCTAG
- the epmB gene encoding EF-P beta-lysylation protein EpmB codes for MRDTSLSWQKKLAQGFASVNELLTFLELPLSIGNLHAEKQFPSRVPIGFAKRMQKGNPRDPLLLQVLATADELLASKDYRVDPLEEHDNTPIRGLLHKYHGRVLLTLTGVCAVNCRYCFRRHFPYQDNNPGRNGYQAICKYISQDNSISEVILSGGDPLLASDVLLTELINQLEEIPHLHTLRIHTRIPIVFPERIDKGLLSILKNTRFKKVIVLHCNHTQELDDSVREVLHELQQVGCYLLNQAVLLAGINADARILADLSHTLFAYGVLPYYLHQLDKVKGASHFDLPFDTVQSIYKQLQNLLPGYLLPRLVCEEPGKLSKTLLI; via the coding sequence ATGCGAGATACCTCTTTAAGTTGGCAAAAAAAATTGGCACAAGGTTTTGCCTCAGTTAATGAATTATTAACTTTTTTAGAATTGCCTTTATCTATCGGAAATTTACATGCTGAAAAGCAATTTCCCAGTCGCGTGCCTATAGGTTTTGCAAAGCGCATGCAAAAAGGAAATCCTCGCGATCCTCTGTTGCTGCAGGTTTTAGCAACTGCAGATGAATTGCTGGCAAGTAAAGATTATCGTGTGGATCCATTAGAGGAGCATGACAATACTCCAATCCGCGGTTTACTGCATAAATATCATGGCCGTGTATTATTAACTTTAACCGGTGTTTGTGCTGTTAACTGTCGTTATTGTTTTCGCAGGCATTTTCCCTATCAAGACAATAATCCGGGTCGAAATGGCTATCAAGCGATTTGTAAATATATTTCTCAGGACAACAGTATTTCGGAGGTTATTTTAAGTGGGGGCGATCCTTTGTTGGCGTCCGATGTGCTCTTAACAGAGTTAATAAACCAATTGGAAGAAATTCCCCACCTCCACACTTTACGGATTCATACCCGAATTCCAATTGTTTTTCCTGAGCGGATAGACAAAGGGTTACTTTCAATATTAAAAAATACCCGTTTCAAGAAAGTGATAGTGTTGCATTGCAATCACACCCAGGAATTGGATGACTCAGTGCGGGAGGTGCTGCATGAGTTACAACAAGTGGGGTGTTATTTGTTGAATCAAGCAGTATTGTTAGCAGGAATTAATGCCGATGCCCGAATTTTGGCTGATTTAAGCCACACTTTATTTGCTTATGGGGTCTTGCCTTATTATTTGCATCAATTGGATAAAGTAAAAGGGGCAAGCCATTTTGATTTACCTTTTGATACAGTACAATCTATTTACAAGCAATTACAAAATCTTTTACCCGGATATTTATTGCCGCGACTGGTTTGTGAAGAGCCTGGAAAGCTCAGTAAAACACTGCTTATCTAA
- the efp gene encoding elongation factor P, whose translation MAIYSNNELKNGLKVMVDDAPCTILDCEFVKPGKGQAFTRIKIRNLKTGRVVERTLKSNESLPSADVADIEMQYLYNDGEQWHFMVPDNFEQYALGKEVLADAAQWLKEQDICIVTLWNNEPIQVTPPNFVILEITETDPGLKGDTSGGGGKPAILETGAVVRVPLFVQTGELIKVDTRKGEYVSRAKE comes from the coding sequence ATGGCAATATATAGCAACAATGAATTGAAAAACGGCTTGAAAGTAATGGTTGATGACGCCCCATGCACCATCCTTGATTGTGAGTTCGTAAAACCCGGAAAAGGCCAAGCATTTACTCGTATAAAAATTCGTAACTTGAAAACAGGCCGCGTTGTCGAGCGCACACTTAAATCCAATGAGTCATTACCTTCAGCTGATGTTGCCGATATCGAAATGCAATATCTTTATAATGATGGCGAACAATGGCACTTTATGGTTCCTGATAATTTTGAACAATATGCTTTGGGAAAAGAAGTACTTGCTGATGCAGCCCAATGGTTAAAAGAACAGGATATTTGCATTGTGACTCTGTGGAATAATGAACCCATACAAGTTACCCCACCAAACTTTGTCATTTTGGAAATTACCGAAACCGATCCCGGATTAAAAGGCGATACTTCCGGTGGCGGCGGTAAACCTGCAATTTTGGAAACAGGAGCTGTAGTCCGCGTTCCCTTATTCGTACAAACAGGGGAATTGATTAAAGTAGATACGCGTAAAGGGGAATATGTTTCTCGCGCCAAAGAATAA
- a CDS encoding SDR family oxidoreductase, translating into MHDLSNKTILITGASSGIGQACARLCAKHGARLILCARRVERLEALAKELHQLYGKDHYVLPLDVCDHEQVKKHLGSLPSPWKSIDVLINNAGLALDTLPLQQGIEAHWDIMIDTNIKGLLYVTRALIPGMLERGCGHVVNISSIAGHECYPNGNVYCATKHAVHALSKSMRLDMLGKPVRVTEIAPGAVETEFSEVRWNDKQKAKEFYQDFQPLLAEDIADAVLYCITRPQHVDIEEMTIMPTVQASANHLHRENK; encoded by the coding sequence ATGCATGATTTATCGAATAAAACTATTTTAATCACCGGGGCATCCAGCGGAATCGGTCAGGCTTGTGCTCGTTTGTGTGCAAAACATGGGGCTCGATTAATACTCTGCGCCCGTCGTGTTGAGCGTCTTGAAGCTTTAGCAAAAGAGTTGCATCAACTGTATGGAAAAGATCACTATGTTTTGCCCTTGGATGTTTGCGACCATGAACAAGTGAAAAAACACTTAGGCTCCTTACCCAGTCCATGGAAATCTATCGATGTTCTGATTAATAATGCAGGATTGGCGTTGGATACTCTACCCTTGCAGCAAGGAATTGAAGCGCACTGGGATATTATGATTGATACCAATATCAAAGGCTTGCTTTATGTTACTCGTGCTTTAATTCCTGGGATGTTAGAGCGAGGTTGTGGCCATGTAGTAAATATTAGTTCGATAGCAGGACATGAGTGTTACCCTAATGGAAATGTTTATTGTGCCACAAAACACGCAGTTCATGCGCTATCTAAATCAATGAGACTTGACATGCTTGGTAAGCCTGTCCGTGTTACTGAAATTGCCCCTGGTGCAGTAGAAACAGAATTCAGTGAAGTGCGCTGGAATGATAAACAAAAAGCAAAGGAGTTTTATCAGGATTTTCAACCCCTATTGGCAGAAGATATCGCCGATGCGGTCCTATATTGTATTACGCGTCCCCAACATGTGGATATTGAAGAGATGACTATTATGCCCACCGTACAAGCTTCTGCTAATCATTTGCACAGAGAGAATAAATAG
- a CDS encoding phosphoribosyltransferase, whose translation MNYDDRYQAGRVLADSLKDYAKRTDVIILALPRGGVPVGYEIANKLSLPLDIFIVRKLGVPGHEELAMGAIASGEVTVFNDEIVNMLHIQKDAIKRIQKSEQEELSRRELLYRGQKPFPELTGKTVILVDDGIATGYTMRAAIAALKQKKPIKIIVAVPVAAQSTCDEIASLVDEIICPMRPVNFYAVGLWYNNFSQTTDEEVMELLRQVNTP comes from the coding sequence ATGAATTATGATGATCGATATCAAGCAGGCCGTGTTCTTGCGGACTCGCTCAAGGATTATGCCAAACGAACTGATGTAATTATACTGGCTCTGCCGCGTGGTGGCGTCCCTGTGGGCTATGAAATTGCGAACAAACTATCCCTGCCGCTGGATATTTTTATCGTGCGCAAACTCGGAGTTCCCGGGCATGAAGAGTTGGCTATGGGAGCTATTGCTTCTGGAGAGGTTACTGTCTTTAATGATGAAATAGTCAATATGCTGCATATACAAAAAGACGCCATTAAGCGAATTCAAAAATCAGAGCAGGAAGAGTTATCACGACGTGAACTGCTATATCGTGGCCAAAAACCTTTTCCTGAATTGACAGGGAAAACGGTTATTCTTGTTGACGATGGCATCGCGACTGGATACACCATGCGGGCAGCAATTGCCGCGTTAAAGCAAAAAAAGCCTATAAAAATTATTGTTGCAGTCCCTGTTGCTGCACAATCCACTTGTGATGAAATCGCATCTCTGGTGGATGAGATTATATGTCCAATGCGCCCTGTTAATTTTTATGCAGTAGGACTCTGGTACAATAATTTTTCCCAAACTACCGACGAAGAGGTCATGGAGTTGTTACGGCAAGTCAATACTCCTTGA
- a CDS encoding aconitate hydratase encodes MNVAEKILKAHLLEGKMEPGEEIALKIDQTLCQDATGTLVMLELEAIGLESTQAEISVQYVDHNLIQEDNKNPDDHLFLASAARRFGFNFSRPGNGISHAVHMQNFGKPGKTLTGSDSHTCAAGSLGMIAIGSGGLEVAMAIAGYPLYIKMPKIMGIHLKGELPEWVSAKDVILEMLRRYDVKGGVGYIFEYYGDGLKHLSAMDRHVIANMGAELGATTTVFPSDEITKQFLQSQGREKDWLELKADKNASYDEHAEINLSTLVPLIAKPTSPGNVVPVAEIAGEEVYQTYIGSSANPGYRDFAIAAEIVKDRTVHPNVSFDINPSSRTILEELVRDGHLGNLIHAGARIHQAGCNGCIGMGQAPATEKNSLRTVPRNFPGRSGTKEDKVFLCSPETAAASALTGVITDPRSLNRPYPQIKTPKQRITNAACFEPPLPLEEAKKIHLVKGPNIVSLPSFEPMPHSLKIPVLLKVADNISTDEISPAGAKVLPFRSNIPKISEFTFGHIDAEYSTRAKKTKEGHVIIGGENYGQGSSREHAALAPRYLGLRIVIAKSFARIHWQNLVNFGILPLEFKNPADYEAIELNNEVELKDLPEILQNKSFKIRINNKDVEVKHALSQRQIELLVEGGLINWVKKDLKNKGK; translated from the coding sequence ATGAATGTAGCGGAAAAGATTCTCAAAGCCCATCTTCTTGAAGGCAAAATGGAACCTGGAGAAGAAATCGCTTTAAAAATTGATCAAACCCTTTGCCAGGACGCCACAGGAACACTGGTCATGCTTGAATTGGAAGCAATAGGACTTGAAAGCACCCAGGCGGAAATCTCTGTTCAGTACGTAGATCACAATCTCATCCAGGAAGATAATAAAAATCCAGATGATCACCTCTTTCTTGCCAGTGCAGCACGGCGTTTTGGTTTTAATTTCAGCCGGCCAGGTAATGGCATCAGCCATGCGGTGCATATGCAAAATTTTGGCAAACCCGGCAAAACATTAACCGGATCCGACAGCCATACCTGCGCTGCTGGCTCTTTAGGAATGATTGCCATCGGCTCGGGCGGCTTGGAAGTTGCGATGGCTATTGCAGGTTATCCTTTGTATATAAAAATGCCTAAAATTATGGGTATTCATTTAAAGGGTGAATTACCTGAATGGGTAAGTGCTAAAGATGTCATATTGGAAATGCTGCGTCGCTATGATGTAAAAGGCGGGGTAGGCTATATTTTTGAATATTATGGTGATGGGTTAAAACACCTGAGCGCGATGGATCGCCACGTCATTGCCAATATGGGCGCGGAATTGGGAGCAACCACCACAGTATTTCCTTCTGACGAAATTACTAAACAATTCCTGCAAAGCCAGGGTCGTGAAAAAGACTGGCTGGAATTAAAAGCAGACAAGAATGCCTCATATGATGAACATGCAGAAATAAATTTATCCACACTGGTACCCCTTATTGCAAAGCCTACCAGTCCTGGCAATGTAGTTCCGGTTGCAGAAATAGCCGGTGAAGAGGTATACCAAACTTACATTGGCTCCTCCGCCAACCCCGGGTATCGTGATTTTGCCATTGCAGCTGAAATAGTAAAAGATCGCACGGTTCATCCCAATGTGTCATTTGACATTAACCCAAGCTCGCGAACGATCCTTGAAGAATTAGTGCGCGATGGCCATTTGGGAAATCTTATTCATGCCGGTGCGCGTATTCATCAGGCAGGTTGCAATGGATGTATTGGAATGGGACAAGCACCGGCGACCGAAAAAAATAGTTTGCGTACCGTACCCAGAAATTTTCCTGGACGTTCGGGAACAAAGGAAGACAAGGTTTTTCTTTGTAGCCCGGAAACTGCAGCAGCATCAGCATTGACTGGAGTTATTACCGATCCCAGATCTTTAAACAGGCCTTATCCCCAAATAAAAACCCCGAAACAAAGAATTACCAATGCGGCATGTTTCGAGCCTCCCTTACCTTTAGAAGAAGCGAAAAAAATACACCTGGTCAAAGGCCCAAACATTGTGAGTTTGCCGAGTTTTGAACCGATGCCGCATTCGTTAAAAATACCGGTATTGCTTAAAGTTGCAGATAATATTTCGACTGACGAAATATCTCCTGCCGGAGCCAAAGTTCTTCCATTCCGCAGCAACATTCCTAAAATTAGCGAGTTTACTTTTGGGCATATCGATGCAGAATATTCAACACGAGCAAAAAAAACCAAGGAAGGCCATGTCATCATTGGTGGAGAAAACTATGGCCAAGGCTCCAGTAGAGAACATGCTGCCTTAGCTCCTCGTTATTTAGGTTTACGCATTGTCATTGCAAAAAGTTTTGCTCGTATTCATTGGCAAAATCTAGTCAATTTCGGTATTTTGCCATTAGAATTTAAAAATCCTGCCGATTACGAGGCAATCGAATTGAATAATGAAGTGGAACTCAAAGACTTGCCTGAAATTTTGCAGAATAAGTCTTTTAAGATACGAATAAATAATAAGGATGTAGAGGTTAAACATGCTTTATCCCAACGCCAAATCGAATTACTGGTTGAGGGCGGATTAATCAATTGGGTGAAGAAAGATTTGAAAAATAAGGGAAAGTAA
- a CDS encoding glutathione S-transferase family protein, whose amino-acid sequence MGLLVEGQWHDVWYDTSKTGGDFKREATQFRDAISSDPHSRFPAEKGRYHLYVSLACPWAHRTLIFRKLKHLEDYISVSIVHPHMLENGWEFKKGMGATGDLLYGLNYLYELYVKADSNYTGRVTVPVLWDKKEKTIVSNESAEIIRQFNQAFNHLTGDEQDFYPAPLHAEIDALNEQIYEAINNGVYRCGFATTQKAYEEAYIKLFHLLDELDVRLHNQKYLLGEQLTEADWRFFTTLIRFDAVYYGHFKTNQQRICDYEGLNPYLERLYHHPGVGETVNFLHIKQHYYFSHKTINPTQIVPLGPKLDFD is encoded by the coding sequence ATGGGGCTTTTAGTAGAGGGGCAGTGGCATGATGTTTGGTATGATACTTCTAAAACTGGAGGCGATTTCAAACGCGAAGCAACCCAATTTCGGGATGCGATAAGTTCAGACCCCCATTCACGTTTCCCTGCTGAAAAAGGGCGCTATCATTTGTATGTATCACTGGCCTGTCCATGGGCGCATCGTACGTTAATCTTTAGAAAACTCAAGCACCTGGAGGATTATATTTCTGTATCCATAGTGCATCCTCATATGCTTGAAAACGGATGGGAGTTTAAAAAAGGGATGGGTGCCACTGGAGACTTGCTTTACGGATTAAATTATTTATATGAGCTCTATGTTAAAGCCGACAGCAACTACACAGGGAGGGTCACTGTGCCGGTTTTATGGGATAAAAAGGAAAAAACAATTGTTAGTAATGAATCGGCCGAAATTATCCGCCAATTTAACCAGGCATTTAACCATTTAACGGGGGATGAACAAGACTTTTATCCCGCACCTTTACATGCCGAAATTGATGCCTTAAACGAACAAATCTATGAAGCAATCAATAATGGGGTTTATCGCTGTGGGTTTGCAACAACGCAAAAGGCTTACGAAGAGGCCTACATTAAGCTGTTTCATTTGCTTGATGAGCTTGATGTGCGTTTGCACAACCAAAAATATTTACTGGGTGAGCAGCTCACGGAGGCTGATTGGCGATTTTTCACCACTTTAATTCGTTTTGACGCCGTATATTATGGACATTTTAAAACCAATCAACAGCGAATTTGTGATTATGAAGGATTAAACCCTTATTTGGAGCGACTTTATCACCATCCGGGGGTAGGCGAAACCGTAAATTTTTTACATATCAAGCAACATTATTATTTCAGTCATAAAACGATAAATCCTACTCAAATTGTCCCATTAGGACCGAAATTAGATTTTGATTAG
- a CDS encoding carbohydrate kinase family protein gives MNRKIICVGGICVDRKITPTHQLQFKTSNPVSSLSTLGGVAHNVAKNLSLLTDNIHFYSVVGQDNEGVDALTHLKSLNIQVQNVLTIPNKPTARYDVLLDQKGELLIALADMEIFDHIPFSKFTASWLEWNNEEIVFLDTNLPQAIIEYALQIAHRQNFRLCIDPVSALKAKKLPGCLEHVYLLKPDRFEAETLTNTCIHSVSDCIKAGKFLLDKGVKNCIISLGKAGYVLVNETTQLHAPAFFIDPIVDVSGAGDAFIAGILYGLKQNAPLVDACRTGAAMAALTLQSSHTVNEDINHETIKNIQLTHTVRETDHAAIF, from the coding sequence ATGAATAGAAAAATAATTTGTGTCGGGGGCATATGCGTTGATAGAAAGATAACACCAACTCATCAACTGCAATTTAAAACCTCCAATCCTGTTTCCTCACTCTCCACGTTAGGTGGGGTGGCACATAATGTAGCTAAAAATCTTTCCTTGTTAACGGACAACATCCATTTTTACAGCGTGGTAGGTCAAGACAATGAAGGCGTTGATGCCCTAACCCATTTAAAAAGTCTGAATATTCAAGTGCAAAATGTTCTTACAATTCCCAATAAGCCTACAGCACGCTATGACGTTCTTCTTGATCAAAAAGGGGAATTACTTATTGCTTTGGCAGACATGGAAATTTTTGATCATATCCCTTTTAGCAAATTCACCGCAAGCTGGCTTGAATGGAATAATGAAGAAATTGTTTTTTTGGATACCAATCTACCGCAAGCAATTATTGAATATGCCCTTCAAATAGCTCACAGACAAAATTTTCGCCTATGCATTGATCCTGTCTCTGCGCTTAAAGCAAAAAAGCTTCCTGGCTGTCTGGAGCATGTTTACTTGCTGAAACCCGATCGTTTCGAAGCTGAAACTTTGACTAATACGTGTATTCATTCAGTTTCTGACTGCATCAAAGCAGGGAAATTTTTACTGGATAAAGGCGTTAAAAATTGCATCATTAGTTTGGGTAAAGCAGGATATGTTCTCGTTAATGAAACCACCCAGTTACATGCACCCGCTTTTTTTATTGATCCTATAGTTGATGTAAGTGGGGCAGGCGATGCATTTATTGCTGGAATTTTGTATGGATTGAAACAAAATGCTCCTCTGGTGGATGCCTGTCGGACAGGGGCCGCGATGGCCGCCTTGACCTTGCAGTCAAGCCATACCGTAAACGAAGATATCAATCATGAAACAATAAAAAATATTCAGTTAACCCATACAGTAAGAGAAACAGATCATGCAGCAATTTTTTGA
- a CDS encoding pseudouridine-5'-phosphate glycosidase yields the protein MQQFFDYSPEVKLALEHKQPVLALESTIISHGMPYPENYETAAAVEQIVRDHGVTPATIAVMDGKIKIGLSANELHHFANNEAVMKASRRDLPYIIAHKCSAGTTVAATLFCAAKAGIKLFATGGIGGVHRGDAQDISADLIEISRTPIAIICAGAKAILDLPRTLEFLETMSVPVIGYRTKVLPAFYTDSTQYPLSTWVDDVPTLAKILTAHWELEMSSGLLITNPIPAEFNIPLEVIEPVIGNALHKAEQHNISGKELTPFLLSEIAHLTQGKSLRANIALIKNNARLGAELACAML from the coding sequence ATGCAGCAATTTTTTGATTATTCACCGGAAGTAAAATTAGCCCTTGAGCACAAACAACCCGTGCTGGCTTTGGAATCGACCATCATTTCTCATGGGATGCCTTATCCTGAGAATTATGAAACAGCTGCGGCAGTAGAACAAATTGTTCGCGATCATGGAGTAACGCCCGCAACAATTGCCGTAATGGATGGGAAAATAAAAATTGGTTTATCGGCCAATGAATTACACCATTTTGCCAACAATGAAGCGGTAATGAAAGCAAGTCGACGCGATTTACCGTATATAATCGCCCATAAATGTTCGGCTGGAACTACTGTTGCGGCCACCTTGTTTTGCGCGGCAAAGGCAGGAATTAAATTGTTTGCAACCGGCGGAATAGGCGGGGTCCATCGCGGTGATGCACAAGATATTTCTGCTGATTTAATTGAAATCTCAAGAACTCCTATTGCCATCATTTGTGCGGGGGCCAAAGCAATTCTTGACTTACCCCGCACCTTGGAGTTTTTAGAAACAATGAGTGTACCTGTCATTGGTTATCGTACTAAAGTTCTTCCTGCTTTTTATACTGACTCAACTCAATACCCGTTATCAACCTGGGTAGATGATGTACCAACCCTTGCCAAGATATTGACGGCTCATTGGGAGCTAGAGATGTCTTCAGGACTCTTAATTACTAATCCCATTCCTGCCGAATTTAATATTCCGCTGGAAGTCATCGAACCGGTGATTGGAAATGCCCTGCACAAAGCAGAGCAGCATAATATTTCCGGAAAAGAATTGACTCCATTTTTATTATCAGAAATTGCACATCTCACCCAAGGAAAAAGTTTGCGTGCAAACATTGCCCTAATCAAAAACAATGCACGTCTTGGTGCTGAACTTGCATGTGCTATGCTCTAG